A region from the Dendropsophus ebraccatus isolate aDenEbr1 chromosome 1, aDenEbr1.pat, whole genome shotgun sequence genome encodes:
- the TTC1 gene encoding tetratricopeptide repeat protein 1: protein MEMEAAEIERSGEEEEEEDFHDCTEELAAARRVLEEAEGEEAAEVSGAECKNAEAVRAEEEERALPAAEDVELEEETLLEMEKELTEEEREERRKESTRLKEEGNELFKKGDYVEAEDIYSQALLKCPALYRKERAILYSNRAAARLKQDKTESALTDCTKAIELNPDYIRALLRRAELYEKTDKLDEALADYKSVLEKDMSCRQAKEACMRLPRQIEERNERLKEEMISKLKDLGNLVLKPFGLSTDNFQVNQDASTGSYSINFQQNRNNNR from the exons ATGGAGATGGAGGCTGCGGAGATTGAACGctccggggaggaggaggaagaggaggatttcCATGACTGCACCGAGGAGCTTGCTGCAGCTAGGAGAGTGTTAGAGGAGGCGGAGGGGGAAGAGGCGGCAGAAGTCTCTGGAGCGGAGTGTAAGAATGCAGAAGCTGTGagagctgaggaggaggagagggctcTACCGGCTGCAGAAGAtgtggagctggaggaggagaccCTGCTGGAGATGGAGAAGGAGCTGactgaggaggagagggag gagaggaggaaggagagcacTCGGCTGAAGGAAGAGGGAAACGAACTCTTCAAGAAAGGAG ATTATGTTGAAGCGGAAGACATTTACTCCCAGGCCCTCCTGAAGTGTCCGGCCCTCTACCGGAAAGAAAGAGCCATTCTGTATTCTAACCGAGCGGCTGCCAGATTGAAACAG GACAAGACAGAATCCGCACTGACAGACTGTACAAAAG CAATAGAGTTAAACCCTGACTATATCCGCGCATTGCTGAGGAGGGCCGAGCTGTACGAGAAGACGGATAAGCTCGATGAGGCGCTGGCAGATTACAAATCAGTTCTGGAAAAAGACATGTCGTGTCGCCAAGCCAAAGAGGCCTGCATG cgTCTGCCCAGGCAGATCGAAGAAAGAAACGAGAGATTAAAGGAAGAAATGATCA GTAAACTAAAGGATTTAGGAAACCTGGTCCTTAAGCCTTTCGGACTTTCCACAGACAACTTCCAGGTCAACCAGGATGCCTCGACCGGCTCGTATTCAATCAACTTCCAGCAAAATCGGAACAATAACAGATGA